The DNA region GCCCTTCGCCGGAGTAACTAAGGTCCGGTCGATCTCTCCTCTTCCGACGCcgcctctaattttttttttccccttttttttgGGGGGCTGGTGGTACACTGTATTTTGATTTCACTGGGTTCATTTCACCAATCTCGAGGGCGTCCTGGCTGACGTGGCGGGAGGGAGGGTCAGGATGCTGAGCGAACCAGAGAAGAAGCTTGGCTCGGCGGGGAAGCGGAAGGGCCGCGATCAGGGCGAGGCCCAATCCGTGGCGGAAACGAAGCGAGCTCGGGCCGAGATCGAGGCCACGGCCCAGGGGAAGGACAACAGGCTCCTCGCCGGCTTCCTCGCGCACGAGTTCCTCTCCGCGGGCACGCTCCTCGGGCGGCGGTGGGATCCGTCGAAGGGTGCCTTCGAGCAGGGCATACTTCCACCGGCCTCCGGCGCGTACAGCCAGGCGTCGTACTTGTTGCTGAAGGCGGAGGGAA from Zingiber officinale cultivar Zhangliang chromosome 4B, Zo_v1.1, whole genome shotgun sequence includes:
- the LOC121977424 gene encoding uncharacterized protein LOC121977424; the encoded protein is MLSEPEKKLGSAGKRKGRDQGEAQSVAETKRARAEIEATAQGKDNRLLAGFLAHEFLSAGTLLGRRWDPSKGAFEQGILPPASGAYSQASYLLLKAEGTHIPGVVNPSQLARWLQM